One genomic region from Henningerozyma blattae CBS 6284 chromosome 2, complete genome encodes:
- the MYG1 gene encoding Myg1p (similar to Saccharomyces cerevisiae YER156C; ancestral locus Anc_8.208), giving the protein MSALKKIKLDSNITQKMVKTICVHSGSFHADESLAVYMLRLLPEYKDANVIRSRKAEDWEKSDIVVDVGATYDGIKHFDHHQRGFEETFNANYKTKLSGAGLIYKHFGKEIIKNAVKPTVVKDNDLEILYDKVYSNFIEAIDANDNGIKILDYEALNVKPKFRDSAVSLPGIVGGMNPSWNEDCTPAKFDENFFKASEFIGTIFVNLVKGYSNSWLPAKSLVRAAVSKRMDVDSTGEIIVLEQFCPWKEHLYEVEKEFDCEGKIKFVLFKDSSNTWRVSTVPVSSGSFAFRQGILEKLRGLRDEELSKESGVPDCVFVHAAGFIGGTQTQEGAYKLAKMSL; this is encoded by the coding sequence ATGTCTGCActaaaaaagattaaacTCGATTCGAATATCACTCAAAAAATGGTTAAAACAATTTGTGTTCATTCTGGCTCCTTCCATGCTGATGAAAGTTTAGCCGTTTATATGTTAAGGTTATTACCGGAATATAAAGACGCAAATGTCATCAGATCAAGAAAAGCTGAAGATTGGGAAAAGAGTGATATTGTTGTGGATGTTGGTGCCACATATGATGGTATAAAGCATTTTGATCATCATCAACGTGGCTTCGAAGAAACTTTCAATGCAAATTATAAAACTAAACTTTCTGGTGCTGGTTTAATTTACAAGCATTTTGGTAAggaaattataaaaaacGCTGTTAAACCAACCGTAGTTAAAGATAATGATTTGGAAATTCTTTATGACAAAGTTTATAGTAATTTCATCGAAGCTATTGATGCAAATGATAACGGTATTAAAATCTTAGACTACGAAGCTTTAAATGTTAAGCCAAAGTTTAGAGATTCAGCTGTTTCTTTGCCAGGTATTGTTGGTGGTATGAATCCAAGCTGGAATGAGGATTGTACACCAGCCaaatttgatgaaaatttcttcaaagCTAGTGAATTCATCGGTACTATTTTTGTTAATCTTGTTAAAGGTTACTCTAATTCTTGGTTACCTGCTAAATCCTTAGTACGTGCTGCTGTTTCTAAAAGAATGGATGTTGATTCAACTGGTgaaataattgttttagAACAGTTCTGCCCATGGAAAGAACATTTATACgaagttgaaaaagaattcGATTGTGAAGGTAAGATTAAATTTGTCTTGTTTAAAGATTCATCTAATACTTGGAGAGTCTCCACCGTTCCAGTCTCTTCAGGTTCTTTTGCCTTTAGACAAGGTATACTAGAGAAATTAAGAGGTTTAAGAGATGAAGAACTAAGCAAAGAAAGTGGAGTCCCTGATTGTGTTTTCGTTCACGCAGCTGGCTTTATTGGTGGTACTCAAACTCAAGAGGGTGCGTACAAATTAGCAAAGATGtctttataa